The following are from one region of the Streptomyces fradiae genome:
- a CDS encoding CDP-alcohol phosphatidyltransferase family protein gives MQKPSVAELRPVVHPPGVKDRRSGEHWGGRLYMREISLRITRHLANTRVTPNQLTYLMTLSGVLAAPALLIPGIWGAVLGVLAVQGYLLLDCVDGELARWKKQYSLAGVYLDRVGAYLCDAAVLVGFGLRAADPWGSGRIDWLWAFLGTLAALGAILIKAETDLVGVARHQNGMPPVKEAASEPRSSGMALARRAAGALKFHRLILGIEASLLILVLAIADQVRGDLFFSRLGVAVLAGIALLQTVLHLVSILASSRLK, from the coding sequence ATGCAAAAACCATCGGTAGCTGAGCTCCGACCGGTCGTCCACCCCCCGGGTGTGAAGGACCGGCGGAGCGGCGAACACTGGGGCGGCCGCCTGTACATGCGGGAGATCTCGCTGCGGATCACCCGCCACCTGGCGAACACCCGGGTCACGCCCAACCAGCTGACCTATCTGATGACGCTGTCCGGCGTCCTCGCCGCCCCCGCGCTGCTCATCCCCGGGATCTGGGGCGCCGTGCTCGGCGTCCTCGCCGTCCAGGGCTATCTGCTGCTCGACTGCGTCGACGGCGAGCTGGCCCGCTGGAAGAAGCAGTACTCGCTGGCCGGCGTCTACCTGGACCGGGTCGGCGCCTACCTGTGCGACGCGGCCGTGCTCGTCGGCTTCGGCCTGCGCGCCGCCGACCCGTGGGGGAGCGGCCGGATCGACTGGCTGTGGGCCTTCCTCGGCACCCTGGCCGCCCTCGGCGCCATCCTGATCAAGGCGGAGACCGACCTGGTCGGCGTCGCCCGCCACCAGAACGGGATGCCGCCGGTCAAGGAGGCGGCGTCCGAGCCGCGCTCCTCCGGCATGGCGCTGGCCCGCCGGGCCGCCGGCGCGCTCAAGTTCCACCGGCTGATCCTGGGGATCGAGGCCTCCCTCCTCATCCTGGTCCTCGCGATCGCGGACCAGGTCCGGGGCGACCTGTTCTTCTCCCGGCTCGGCGTCGCCGTGCTCGCCGGCATCGCGCTGCTGCAGACCGTGCTGCACCTGGTCTCGATCCTGGCCTCCAGCAGGCTCAAGTGA
- a CDS encoding GNAT family N-acetyltransferase has protein sequence MTDSTDINDNTVSTEALHDAFFALHHGLPRQGPGSDATTRRLLALAGPLPERPRVLDLGCGPGRSALLLAAEAGAEVTAVDLHEPFLAELRAAAAVRGLDDRVRTLRADMGAPAELPDGSFDLVWAESSVFVLGFDRALAEWRRLLAPGGTLVLTECVWTSSEPAPEARAFWEEHYPLRSVTANAAAAVAAGYHVLGTVPQPESDWDEYYGPLARHADAADTSVPGMAEAVAAARAEIAMRRAHGGDYGYTGFVLRPADPRWRTREETAADIPLVRAINAAAFPTPEEAGLVDALRTDGDAWLPGLSYVAEAPDGTVAAYALITRCRVDGVPAAALAPVAVAPEHQRTGAGQAVVRAVLDAARLRGERLVLVLGHPGYYPRFGFARASAYGIRPPFEVPDEAMMALDVEGSGAVARGTITYPAAFGV, from the coding sequence ATCACCGACTCCACCGACATCAACGACAACACCGTCTCCACCGAGGCGCTGCACGACGCCTTCTTCGCCCTGCACCACGGTCTCCCGCGGCAGGGCCCCGGCTCCGACGCCACCACCCGCCGGCTGCTCGCGCTCGCGGGCCCGCTGCCCGAGCGCCCGCGCGTGCTCGACCTGGGCTGCGGCCCCGGCCGCTCCGCCCTGCTGCTCGCCGCCGAGGCGGGCGCCGAGGTGACCGCGGTCGATCTGCACGAGCCGTTCCTGGCCGAACTGCGGGCGGCCGCCGCCGTACGCGGGCTCGACGACCGCGTCCGTACCCTCCGCGCCGACATGGGCGCGCCGGCCGAACTGCCCGACGGGTCCTTCGACCTGGTCTGGGCCGAGAGCTCGGTCTTCGTGCTCGGCTTCGACCGGGCGCTCGCCGAGTGGCGCCGGCTGCTCGCGCCCGGCGGCACGCTCGTGCTCACCGAGTGCGTGTGGACGAGCTCGGAGCCGGCGCCCGAGGCCCGGGCCTTCTGGGAGGAGCACTACCCGCTCCGTAGCGTCACCGCGAACGCGGCGGCGGCCGTCGCGGCCGGCTACCACGTCCTCGGCACCGTCCCGCAGCCCGAGAGCGACTGGGACGAGTACTACGGCCCGCTCGCGCGGCACGCCGACGCGGCGGACACCTCCGTGCCCGGCATGGCCGAGGCCGTCGCGGCGGCGCGGGCCGAGATCGCGATGCGGCGCGCGCACGGCGGCGACTACGGGTACACCGGCTTCGTGCTCCGGCCCGCCGACCCGCGCTGGCGGACCCGTGAGGAGACCGCGGCGGACATCCCTCTCGTACGGGCGATCAACGCGGCGGCCTTCCCCACCCCGGAGGAGGCGGGGCTCGTCGACGCCCTGCGCACCGACGGGGACGCCTGGCTGCCCGGCCTCTCGTACGTGGCGGAGGCTCCGGACGGCACGGTCGCCGCGTACGCGCTGATCACCCGGTGCCGGGTCGACGGCGTCCCGGCGGCGGCGCTCGCGCCGGTCGCGGTGGCTCCCGAGCACCAGCGGACCGGGGCCGGGCAGGCCGTCGTACGGGCGGTGCTCGACGCGGCGCGGCTGCGCGGAGAGCGGCTGGTCCTGGTGCTCGGCCATCCGGGGTACTACCCACGGTTCGGCTTCGCACGCGCGTCCGCGTATGGAATCCGGCCACCCTTCGAGGTCCCGGACGAGGCCATGATGGCGCTCGATGTGGAGGGTTCCGGCGCCGTGGCCAGGGGCACGATCACGTATCCCGCGGCTTTCGGGGTCTGA
- a CDS encoding cation diffusion facilitator family transporter, giving the protein MGAGHDHGHSHGGPPPTGTAALAYRNRLRIALGITLSVMVVEIVGGMVADSLALIADAAHMATDALGLGMALLAIHFANRPPTGNRTFGFARAEILAALANCLLLLGVGGYVLYEAIQRFIEPADTRGGLAIAFAVIGLVANIVSLSLLMRGQQESLNVRGAYLEVLADALGSVTVIVAASIILLTGWQYADPIASIVIGLMIVPRTVKLLRETLDVLLESAPKGVDMAEVRAHILALPGVEDVHDLHAWTITSGMPVLSAHVVVSQDTLDAIGHEKLLHDLQGCLGSHFDVEHCTFQLEPAGHAEHEARLCL; this is encoded by the coding sequence ATGGGGGCTGGACACGACCACGGACACAGCCACGGCGGGCCGCCGCCGACCGGCACCGCGGCCCTGGCCTACAGGAACCGACTGCGGATCGCACTCGGCATCACGCTCTCCGTGATGGTGGTGGAGATCGTCGGCGGCATGGTCGCCGACTCGCTCGCGCTGATCGCGGACGCGGCGCACATGGCGACCGACGCCCTCGGCCTCGGGATGGCGCTGCTCGCCATCCACTTCGCCAACCGGCCGCCCACCGGAAACCGCACCTTCGGCTTCGCGCGGGCCGAGATCCTCGCCGCGCTCGCCAACTGTCTGCTCCTGCTCGGCGTCGGCGGCTACGTCCTCTACGAGGCGATCCAGCGGTTCATCGAGCCGGCCGACACCCGCGGCGGACTGGCCATCGCCTTCGCCGTGATCGGCCTGGTGGCCAACATCGTCTCCCTGTCGCTGCTGATGCGCGGCCAGCAGGAGAGCCTGAACGTGCGCGGCGCCTATCTGGAGGTGCTCGCCGACGCCCTCGGCTCGGTGACGGTGATCGTCGCCGCCAGCATCATCCTGCTCACCGGCTGGCAGTACGCGGACCCGATCGCCTCGATCGTGATCGGCCTGATGATCGTGCCCCGCACGGTCAAGCTGCTGCGGGAGACCCTGGACGTGCTCCTGGAGTCCGCCCCCAAGGGCGTCGACATGGCGGAGGTACGGGCGCACATCCTGGCCCTGCCGGGCGTCGAGGACGTGCACGACCTGCACGCCTGGACGATCACCTCGGGGATGCCGGTGCTCTCGGCGCACGTGGTCGTCAGCCAGGACACCCTGGACGCGATCGGGCACGAGAAGCTGCTGCACGATCTGCAGGGCTGCCTGGGCTCGCACTTCGACGTCGAGCACTGCACCTTCCAGCTGGAGCCGGCCGGTCATGCCGAGCACGAGGCCAGGCTCTGCCTGTGA
- a CDS encoding HdeD family acid-resistance protein, with protein sequence MEDLAREGKRLSRSFGWLAALGVLLVIGGIVGLIYTWAATLTSMLLFGWLLLIGGVVGLLHAIASRGTGSFWLAAVVAALNIAAGVVVIRHPEGSAEALTMFAALLFLTGGLFRLVGSVVVRGPQFGWTLLQGAFGLLLGLLVLFDWPDSSRYVLGVFFSLALLFDGLGLIAMGVGGRRIVSMVTPTAPTTKASAGDQE encoded by the coding sequence ATGGAGGACCTGGCCCGTGAGGGGAAGCGGCTCAGCCGCAGCTTCGGGTGGCTCGCCGCGCTCGGTGTGCTGCTCGTCATCGGCGGGATCGTCGGTCTGATCTACACCTGGGCGGCCACCCTCACCTCGATGCTGCTGTTCGGCTGGCTGCTGCTGATCGGTGGCGTGGTCGGTCTGCTGCACGCGATCGCGTCGCGCGGGACCGGCTCCTTCTGGCTCGCGGCGGTGGTCGCGGCGCTGAACATCGCCGCCGGTGTGGTGGTGATCCGGCATCCGGAGGGCTCGGCCGAGGCGCTGACCATGTTCGCCGCCCTGCTCTTCCTGACCGGCGGTCTGTTCCGGCTCGTGGGCAGCGTGGTGGTGCGCGGGCCGCAGTTCGGCTGGACCCTGTTGCAGGGCGCCTTCGGGCTGCTGCTCGGCCTCCTGGTGCTCTTCGACTGGCCCGACAGCAGCCGTTACGTGCTCGGGGTGTTCTTCTCGCTCGCGCTGCTCTTCGACGGCCTCGGCCTGATCGCGATGGGTGTCGGGGGACGCCGTATCGTCAGTATGGTCACACCAACGGCGCCGACGACGAAGGCGTCAGCGGGGGATCAGGAGTAG
- a CDS encoding DUF5941 domain-containing protein yields MSTAILTGPPVPGSSLDADLRSLGFTVETASGPHETGALLARVPAGQRVALVDPRFVGHLHALRLALTDPRFPAAAAPGALTAQPEARQALARALDRETGPEAAPAGPAAGGDQALAVSLPDTLADALDADGVAVHRPLFGTLVATVPEGPEARHEARAAVEAVDDEAVRLKSAVKAHDGFFTTFFISPYSRYIARWCARRGLTPNQVTTASLLTALLAAGCAATGDRAGYIAAGVLLLVSFVLDCTDGQLARYSLQYSTMGAWLDATFDRAKEYAFYAGLALGAARNGDDVWALALGAMILMTCRHVVDFSFNEANHDATANTSPTAALSTRLDSAGWTVWARRMIILPIGERWAMIAVLTAVTSPRIVFWALIIGCAFGACYTTAGRVLRSVTRKARRTDRAAQALADLADSGPLASGVARLFRRSRARGLVAPAFALLGAACVLVCAAVTGPGWATVGAAVAYAFLAGQAVAAPLKGALDWLVPPVFRAAEYGTVLVLAAQADAAQALPAAFGLVAAVAYHHYDTVYRIRGGTGAPPAWLVRTVGGHEGRTLVVAALAALLADRGDDFTRALTALAVAVGLVVLAESIRFWVSSGAPAVHDEGETA; encoded by the coding sequence CTGTCGACCGCCATCCTCACCGGTCCGCCGGTACCCGGATCGTCGCTCGACGCCGATCTGCGGTCCCTCGGCTTCACCGTCGAGACCGCGTCCGGCCCCCACGAGACCGGCGCCCTGCTGGCCCGTGTCCCCGCCGGACAGCGCGTCGCCCTCGTGGACCCCCGCTTCGTCGGGCACCTCCACGCGCTGCGGCTCGCGCTGACCGACCCCCGCTTCCCGGCCGCCGCCGCGCCCGGCGCGCTCACCGCGCAGCCCGAGGCCCGCCAGGCCCTGGCCCGCGCCCTCGACCGGGAGACGGGCCCCGAGGCCGCGCCCGCCGGGCCCGCCGCCGGCGGCGACCAGGCGCTCGCCGTCAGCCTCCCCGACACCCTCGCCGACGCGCTCGACGCCGACGGCGTGGCCGTGCACCGGCCCCTGTTCGGCACCCTCGTCGCCACCGTGCCCGAAGGACCGGAGGCCCGCCACGAGGCCCGGGCCGCCGTCGAGGCCGTCGACGACGAAGCCGTACGCCTGAAGTCGGCCGTCAAGGCCCACGACGGCTTCTTCACCACCTTCTTCATCAGCCCGTACTCGCGCTACATCGCCCGCTGGTGCGCGCGCCGCGGTCTGACCCCCAACCAGGTCACCACCGCCTCCCTGCTCACCGCGCTGCTCGCGGCCGGCTGCGCCGCCACCGGCGACCGCGCCGGCTACATCGCGGCCGGCGTGCTGCTCCTGGTCTCCTTCGTCCTCGACTGCACCGACGGGCAGCTCGCCCGCTACTCCCTGCAGTACTCGACGATGGGCGCCTGGCTCGACGCCACCTTCGACCGCGCCAAGGAGTACGCCTTCTACGCGGGCCTCGCGCTCGGCGCGGCCCGCAACGGCGACGACGTCTGGGCGCTCGCGCTCGGCGCCATGATCCTCATGACCTGCCGGCACGTCGTGGACTTCTCCTTCAACGAGGCCAACCACGACGCCACCGCCAACACCAGCCCCACCGCCGCCCTCTCCACCCGGCTCGACAGCGCCGGCTGGACCGTCTGGGCCCGGCGCATGATCATCCTGCCGATCGGCGAGCGCTGGGCGATGATCGCCGTGCTCACCGCCGTCACCAGCCCCCGGATCGTCTTCTGGGCGCTGATCATCGGCTGCGCCTTCGGCGCCTGCTACACCACGGCCGGCCGGGTGCTGCGTTCCGTGACCCGCAAGGCCAGGCGCACCGACCGGGCCGCCCAGGCCCTGGCCGACCTCGCCGACTCCGGGCCGCTCGCCTCGGGCGTCGCCCGGCTGTTCCGCCGCAGTCGCGCCCGGGGCCTCGTCGCGCCGGCGTTCGCGCTGCTCGGCGCGGCCTGCGTGCTTGTCTGCGCCGCCGTGACCGGCCCCGGCTGGGCGACGGTGGGCGCCGCCGTCGCGTACGCCTTCTTGGCCGGGCAGGCCGTCGCCGCCCCCCTCAAGGGCGCGCTCGACTGGCTCGTCCCCCCGGTCTTCCGCGCCGCCGAGTACGGCACCGTGCTCGTCCTCGCGGCCCAGGCGGACGCCGCTCAGGCCCTTCCCGCGGCGTTCGGGCTGGTCGCGGCGGTCGCCTACCATCACTACGACACGGTGTACCGCATTCGCGGCGGCACCGGCGCGCCGCCCGCCTGGCTGGTGCGCACCGTCGGCGGCCACGAGGGACGCACGCTCGTGGTGGCCGCGCTCGCCGCACTCCTCGCGGACCGTGGCGACGACTTCACCCGGGCCCTCACCGCACTCGCGGTCGCCGTGGGTCTCGTGGTGCTCGCGGAGTCCATCCGCTTCTGGGTCTCCTCCGGAGCACCCGCCGTACATGACGAAGGAGAAACAGCATGA
- a CDS encoding sugar phosphate nucleotidyltransferase, producing the protein MIGLVLAAGAGRRLRPYTETLPKALVPVSGEGTENELTILDGTLKNFAEIGLTEVAIVVGYRKEAVYDRKDALEAKYGLQITLVDNDKAEEWNNAYSLWCAREVLKRGVILANGDTVHPVSVEQTLLAARGNGQKIILALDTVKNLADEEMKVVTADGKGVQKITKLMDPADATGEYIGVTLIEAEAAEELADALKATFERDPDLYYEDGYQELVNRGFTVDVAPIGDVTWVEIDNHDDLAKGREIACQY; encoded by the coding sequence ATGATCGGCCTCGTACTGGCAGCCGGTGCCGGACGGCGTCTGCGCCCCTACACCGAGACGCTTCCGAAGGCCCTCGTGCCCGTGTCCGGCGAGGGCACCGAGAACGAGCTGACCATCCTCGACGGCACGCTCAAGAACTTCGCCGAGATCGGCCTCACCGAGGTCGCCATCGTCGTCGGCTACCGCAAGGAGGCCGTCTACGACCGCAAGGACGCCCTGGAGGCCAAGTACGGCCTTCAGATCACCCTCGTCGACAACGACAAGGCCGAGGAGTGGAACAACGCCTACTCCCTGTGGTGCGCGCGTGAGGTCCTCAAGCGCGGTGTGATCCTCGCCAACGGCGACACCGTCCACCCGGTCTCCGTCGAGCAGACCCTGCTCGCCGCCCGCGGGAACGGCCAGAAGATCATCCTCGCCCTCGACACGGTGAAGAACCTCGCCGACGAGGAGATGAAGGTCGTCACCGCCGACGGCAAGGGCGTCCAGAAGATCACCAAGCTGATGGACCCGGCCGACGCCACCGGCGAGTACATCGGCGTCACCCTCATCGAGGCCGAGGCCGCCGAGGAGCTCGCCGACGCGCTGAAGGCCACCTTCGAGCGCGACCCCGACCTCTACTACGAGGACGGCTACCAGGAACTGGTCAACCGCGGCTTCACCGTCGACGTGGCCCCCATCGGCGACGTCACGTGGGTCGAGATCGACAACCACGACGACCTCGCGAAGGGCCGTGAGATCGCGTGCCAGTACTGA
- a CDS encoding glycosyltransferase family 2 protein, which produces MTRPMKLGAVVITMGNRPDDLRALLDSVARQQGEPVEVVVVGQGVEVTGLPAGVRSVTLPENVGIPAGRNIGIEAFGPGGSDVDALLFLDDDGLLANDDTAELIRQAFTADPRLGIISFRIADPETGRTQRRHVPRLRASDPMRSSRVTTFLGGANAVRTKVFAEVGGLPDAFFYAHEETDLAWRALDADWMIDYRSDMVLLHPTTPPSRHATYHFNVARNRVWLARRNLPAPLVPVYLGVWLLLTLARRPSVPALKAWFGGFRAGWRIPCGPRHPMRWRTVWRLTRLGRPPVV; this is translated from the coding sequence ATGACCAGGCCGATGAAGCTGGGCGCGGTCGTCATCACCATGGGCAACCGCCCGGACGACCTGCGCGCCCTCCTCGACTCGGTCGCCCGGCAGCAGGGCGAACCGGTCGAGGTGGTCGTGGTGGGCCAGGGCGTGGAGGTCACCGGGCTGCCCGCGGGCGTCCGCTCGGTGACCCTCCCGGAGAACGTCGGCATCCCGGCCGGCCGCAACATCGGCATCGAGGCCTTCGGGCCCGGCGGCAGCGACGTGGACGCCCTGCTGTTCCTGGACGACGACGGCCTGCTCGCCAACGACGACACCGCGGAGCTGATCCGCCAGGCCTTCACGGCCGACCCGCGGCTCGGCATCATCAGCTTCCGGATCGCCGACCCGGAGACCGGCCGCACCCAGCGCCGGCACGTGCCGCGGCTGCGCGCCTCGGACCCGATGCGCTCCTCGCGCGTCACCACCTTCCTCGGCGGCGCCAACGCGGTGCGCACCAAGGTCTTCGCCGAGGTCGGCGGACTGCCGGACGCGTTCTTCTACGCGCACGAGGAGACCGATCTCGCCTGGCGGGCCCTCGACGCCGACTGGATGATCGATTACCGTTCCGACATGGTGCTGCTGCACCCCACCACCCCGCCGTCCCGGCACGCGACGTACCACTTCAACGTGGCCCGCAACCGAGTGTGGCTGGCCCGCCGCAATCTTCCCGCACCCCTGGTGCCGGTCTATCTCGGCGTCTGGCTGCTGCTCACGCTGGCGCGGCGGCCCTCCGTACCGGCCCTCAAGGCGTGGTTCGGCGGATTCCGGGCGGGCTGGCGGATCCCTTGCGGTCCGCGGCACCCCATGAGGTGGCGTACGGTGTGGCGGCTGACCCGACTGGGACGCCCGCCCGTCGTCTGA
- the idi gene encoding isopentenyl-diphosphate Delta-isomerase gives MPTTSATVAHNSSNGVRPTEAEAPIMLELVDENGVTIGTAEKLSAHQAPGQLHRAFSVFLFDEEGRLLLQRRALGKYHSPGVWSNTCCGHPYPGEAPFAAAARRTFEELGVSPSLLAAAGTVRYNHPDPASGLVEQEFNHLFVGLVQSGPRPDPEEVEETAFVTAAELAERHKAAPFSAWFMTVLDAARPAIRELTGQAGGW, from the coding sequence ATGCCGACCACATCAGCCACCGTGGCTCACAACTCGTCGAACGGCGTGCGGCCGACCGAGGCCGAGGCGCCGATCATGCTCGAACTGGTCGACGAGAACGGCGTCACGATCGGCACGGCGGAGAAGCTCTCCGCGCACCAGGCGCCGGGGCAGCTGCACCGCGCGTTCTCGGTCTTCCTCTTCGACGAGGAGGGCCGGCTGCTGCTGCAGCGGCGCGCGCTCGGCAAGTACCACTCCCCCGGCGTGTGGTCCAACACCTGCTGCGGCCACCCCTATCCGGGCGAGGCCCCGTTCGCGGCGGCCGCCCGGCGCACCTTCGAGGAGCTGGGCGTCTCGCCCTCGCTGCTCGCGGCGGCCGGCACGGTCCGCTACAACCACCCGGACCCGGCCTCGGGCCTGGTGGAGCAGGAGTTCAACCACCTCTTCGTCGGCCTGGTGCAGTCGGGGCCGCGGCCGGACCCGGAGGAGGTCGAGGAGACCGCCTTCGTGACCGCGGCCGAGCTGGCCGAGCGCCACAAGGCCGCGCCGTTCTCCGCCTGGTTCATGACGGTGCTCGACGCGGCGCGCCCGGCGATCAGGGAGCTGACGGGTCAGGCCGGCGGCTGGTGA
- a CDS encoding iron-containing alcohol dehydrogenase family protein, translating into MPVLTRLIPSPVVVDIRGGALDDLSALLADQRISSNGRIAIAISGGSGLKLRDRFAPELPDADWYPVAGGTIDEAVRLADAMRGKRYDAVVALGGGKIIDVTKYAAARVGLPLVAIATNLSHDGICSPISTLDNDNGRGSYGVPTPIALVIDLDVIRDAPVRFVRSGIGDAISNLSAIADWELSHRETGEKVDGLAAAMARSAGEAVLRHPGGVGDDDFLVTLSEGLVMSGIAMSISGDSRPSSGACHEISHAFDLLFPTRAASHGEQCGLGAAFAMHLRGAREESAQMVDTLRRHGLPVLPEEMGFTVDEFVRAVEFAPQTRPGRFTILEHLDLSTDQIRDAYADYAKTIGS; encoded by the coding sequence GTGCCAGTACTGACCCGGCTCATCCCCTCGCCGGTCGTCGTCGACATCCGCGGCGGAGCGCTGGACGACCTGTCCGCGCTCCTCGCGGACCAGCGGATCTCCAGCAACGGCCGGATCGCCATCGCCATCAGCGGCGGCTCCGGCCTGAAGCTGCGTGACCGCTTCGCCCCCGAGCTGCCGGACGCCGACTGGTACCCGGTGGCCGGCGGCACCATCGACGAGGCCGTCCGGCTCGCCGACGCCATGCGCGGCAAGCGCTACGACGCGGTCGTGGCGCTCGGCGGCGGCAAGATCATCGACGTGACCAAGTACGCGGCGGCCCGGGTCGGGCTGCCGCTGGTGGCCATCGCCACCAACCTGTCGCACGACGGCATCTGCTCGCCGATCTCCACCCTGGACAACGACAACGGGCGCGGCTCCTACGGCGTGCCCACCCCGATCGCGCTGGTCATCGACCTCGACGTGATCCGGGACGCACCGGTCCGCTTCGTCCGCTCCGGCATCGGCGACGCCATCTCCAACCTCTCCGCGATCGCCGACTGGGAGCTGTCCCACCGCGAGACCGGCGAGAAGGTCGACGGCCTGGCCGCCGCCATGGCACGCAGCGCCGGCGAGGCCGTGCTCCGCCACCCCGGCGGCGTCGGTGACGACGACTTCCTCGTCACCCTCTCCGAGGGCCTGGTGATGTCCGGCATCGCCATGTCGATCAGCGGCGACAGCCGCCCCTCCTCGGGCGCCTGCCACGAGATCAGCCACGCCTTCGACCTGCTCTTCCCCACCCGGGCGGCCAGCCACGGCGAGCAGTGCGGCCTCGGCGCGGCCTTCGCCATGCACCTGCGCGGGGCCCGCGAGGAGTCCGCGCAGATGGTCGACACCCTGCGCCGGCACGGCCTGCCGGTGCTGCCCGAGGAGATGGGCTTCACCGTCGACGAGTTCGTCCGGGCCGTCGAGTTCGCCCCGCAGACCCGGCCGGGCCGCTTCACCATCCTCGAGCACCTCGACCTGTCCACAGACCAGATCAGGGACGCGTACGCCGACTATGCAAAAACCATCGGTAGCTGA
- a CDS encoding ABC transporter permease, whose protein sequence is MSDTSQDGGVVTSARPSADSGLSPAELAAKYGLSVSGARPGLVEYVRQLWGRRHFILAFSQAKLTAQYSQAKLGQLWQVVTPLLNAGVYFLIFGVIIGADRGMSRSVYIPFLVTGVFVFTFTQSSVMAGVRAISGNLGLVRALHFPRASLPISFALQQLQQLLFSMVVLVAVAVAFGSYPSLSWLLVLPALLLQFVFNAGLALIVARMGAKTPDLAQLMPFIMRTWMYASGVMFSIPVMLEDKPAWIADLLQYNPAALHMDLIRFALIDGYGASNLPPHVWFVTLAWSLVIGLGGFVYFWKAEERYGRG, encoded by the coding sequence GTGAGTGACACATCCCAGGACGGTGGGGTCGTGACGAGCGCCCGACCGTCCGCCGACAGCGGCCTGAGCCCGGCCGAGCTGGCGGCGAAGTACGGACTCTCCGTCAGCGGGGCCCGGCCGGGCCTCGTGGAGTACGTCCGCCAGCTGTGGGGCCGGCGCCACTTCATCCTGGCCTTCTCGCAGGCGAAGCTCACCGCCCAGTACAGCCAGGCCAAGCTCGGCCAGCTGTGGCAGGTGGTGACCCCGCTCCTGAACGCCGGTGTCTACTTCCTGATCTTCGGTGTGATCATCGGCGCGGACCGCGGCATGTCACGGTCGGTGTACATCCCGTTCCTGGTGACGGGCGTGTTCGTGTTCACCTTCACCCAGAGCTCCGTGATGGCCGGCGTCCGCGCCATCTCCGGCAACCTGGGCCTGGTGCGGGCCCTGCACTTCCCCCGGGCCTCGCTGCCCATCTCCTTCGCGCTCCAGCAGCTCCAGCAGCTGCTGTTCTCGATGGTGGTGCTCGTCGCCGTCGCCGTGGCCTTCGGCAGCTACCCCTCGCTCAGCTGGCTGCTGGTCCTCCCGGCGCTGCTGCTGCAGTTCGTGTTCAACGCGGGCCTCGCCCTGATCGTGGCGCGGATGGGTGCCAAGACGCCCGACCTCGCGCAGCTGATGCCGTTCATCATGCGCACCTGGATGTACGCGTCGGGCGTCATGTTCTCGATCCCGGTGATGCTGGAGGACAAGCCGGCCTGGATCGCGGACCTGCTCCAGTACAACCCGGCCGCGCTGCACATGGACCTCATCCGGTTCGCGCTGATCGACGGCTACGGCGCGTCCAACCTGCCGCCGCACGTCTGGTTCGTCACCCTCGCCTGGTCCCTCGTGATCGGCCTGGGCGGCTTCGTCTACTTCTGGAAGGCCGAGGAGAGGTACGGCCGTGGCTGA
- a CDS encoding ABC transporter ATP-binding protein, translating to MADSDRGRIPTVIADNVHIVYRVNGGAGGKGSATAALSRIIRRRKGQTERGVRKVHAVRGVSFTAYRGEAIGLIGSNGSGKSTLLRAIAGLLPTESGKVYTDGQPSLLGVNAALMSDLTGERNVILGGLAMGMSREQIKNRYQDIVDFSGINEKGDFISLPMRTYSSGMGARLRFAIAAAKQHDVLMIDEALATGDRKFQNRSEARIRELRKEAGTVFLVSHNNKSIRDTCDRVLWLEKGELLMDGPTDEVIAAYERETGK from the coding sequence GTGGCTGACAGCGACCGGGGCCGGATCCCCACCGTCATCGCGGACAACGTCCACATCGTCTACCGGGTCAACGGCGGCGCCGGCGGCAAGGGCAGCGCCACCGCGGCCCTCAGCCGCATCATCCGGCGCCGCAAGGGCCAGACCGAGCGCGGGGTGCGCAAGGTGCACGCCGTCCGCGGCGTGTCCTTCACCGCCTACCGCGGCGAGGCCATCGGCCTCATCGGCAGCAACGGCTCCGGCAAGTCGACCCTGCTGCGCGCCATCGCCGGCCTGCTGCCCACCGAGAGCGGCAAGGTCTACACCGACGGCCAGCCCTCGCTGCTCGGCGTCAACGCCGCGCTCATGAGCGACCTCACCGGTGAGCGCAACGTGATCCTCGGCGGCCTCGCCATGGGCATGAGCCGCGAGCAGATCAAGAACCGCTATCAGGACATCGTCGACTTCTCCGGCATCAACGAGAAGGGCGACTTCATCTCGCTGCCGATGCGGACCTACTCGTCCGGCATGGGCGCCCGGCTCCGCTTCGCCATCGCCGCCGCCAAGCAGCACGACGTCCTCATGATCGACGAGGCCCTGGCGACCGGCGACCGCAAGTTCCAGAACCGCTCCGAGGCCCGCATCCGCGAGCTGCGCAAGGAGGCCGGCACGGTCTTCCTGGTGAGCCACAACAACAAGTCGATCCGCGACACCTGCGACCGCGTGCTCTGGCTGGAGAAGGGCGAGCTGCTCATGGACGGCCCGACCGACGAGGTCATCGCCGCCTACGAGCGCGAGACCGGCAAGTAG